ATACGTTCTTAACTCCATTTTCGGAGAATTTGAGGGTCTCAGCCTTTACGACAACCGATGATGTCAAATATAAACGAAGCGTATCTGCTccatatttgttaattatatcaacaGGATCTGGGTAATTCTTAAGCCTCTTTGACATCTTCTTTCCATCTTCCGCCAACACTAATCCATTGacaataacatttttgaATGCAGGTTTTTTGAAGAGTAGGGTGGACAGTATCATAAGGGTGTAGAACCATCCTCTTGTCTGGTCCAGCCCTTCAGCAATGAAATCTGCAGGGAAACTTTTCTGGAACTGCATGAATTAGTATACTTACTGATTCTATGTTTTGGAAGGGATAGTGACATTTAGCATATGGCATAGATCCACTTTCGTACCAACAGTCAAATATCTACGTTACTAAGAGACTTACCTCACTTATACGCTTAAGAGGGGGATAATCACTTCCCCTAGGGTCTGGtatttcaatatcatcaataaAGTGCCTGTGTAAATCTTTAACTGTTGGGTTTCCAATACCAAGATTTTCAAGCTCAGAAATGCTACCAATACATAGCATAACTTCTTGATCTTGTGATTGCCATATTGGGATGGGCGTGCCCCAAAATCTATTCCTACTCACACACCAATCTCTAGCCTCACTAAGCCAGTTCAAAAACCGTTTATCCCTTACATACCAAGGAATCCATGTTGAATTCATCGTTGATTCTATGAGTTGCGACCTAAACTCTTCCACCTTGACAAACCAGCACGACACAGCTCTATACATAAGCGGTGTATCACTTCTCCAGCAAAATGGATAAGAGTGACTAATCGTCTTATTGGTTATTAATTGACCCATAGATTTGAGTTTctttttgattatttcaTCTGCTTCCTTGAAGTACATGGAGCCGATTTCGGGGATATCCGATAAGAAATAACCATTTGCATCTATTAGCCAAGGTAAATCTACTCCCTTTTGTATAaccctaaattaaatagttAATACCCATTGTCCATACATACTCTAAAGTCTTCTTCGCCATAATACGGAGCAGCGTGGACAAGGCCAGTACCTAAGTTATACGGAAAATAACAGCATTATATGAATgtaatttgttttaatgGTAATACAAAGTGAAATCAGGCATtgtttttgatatatttacaaatttaactGTGTATTTTTTCTTGGGAATATTTTGAAAgttaaaaatcaaaaaaccatcattatattaaagATTACCTGTATCCATAGTAACCATATCATCCAATAACACTTTATAGGAATTAAGCAAGGTTTTAGACCGCTCATGTAAAAAGTTAAACAGGGGCTTGTATGTCAAGCCGCCCAATTGAGACCCGTTTAGAGTCTCAATTATTTCAACATCTTCCCTAGTTAGACGAGTTTCGGTTAGTAGATAATCAAGTCTACATTCTGCGACAATCCAAATATGATTGGTTTTTTTATTAGctaattttacatatttaaatgatGCATTTGCAATAATTGCCATATTTGAGGGCAATGTCCATGGTGTTGTTGTCCATATCAAAAAGTATTCATTATCATAGTATCTATGTCAGTGAGGTTACATTTTTGGTAGaataatgaatatttttagcagaaattttttagaacatatttttttaataaaaacgTGTTTTttgcatttatatttgaCGCTTACTCAAATGCAACAATAACCGAAGGATCTACCacatttttgtaattaagATTCGCCTCGAAATTAGAAAGTGGTGTAGAACAGGCAAGAGAGTATGGCATAACCTTGAAACTCTTATAGACAAGATTCTTATCATAGAGTTGTTTGAAACTCCACCATACACTTTCCATAAAATCTTTGTCCATCGTCTTGTAGTCCGAGTCAAAATCAACCCATCTACCAGTTCTTTCAACAACATTTCTCCAttcatttgaatatttcatGACAATTGATCTGCATTTTTCATTGTAAACGCTGATACCCATATCTAACACTTGATCTCTACgagttatattatttgcCTTATCGATCTCGAACTCCACGGGTAGTCCATGGCAGTCCCAACCAAATCTTCTATCTACATAGTGGCCTGTTTGGTAAGCATATCTTGTTACTACAtcctaaatcaatttaatccTATAATATAGACTTATATAATAGTATAAAACATCATATAAGTCGATCCATAGATATTAAATGGCGTACCTTAATGGTTCCAGCAAGTATATGACCATAATGAGGTAGTCCAGTTGCAAAAGGAGGACCAtcgtaaaaattatactcCTTCTTCCCTTTAGCTAATCTCTGAGCTTCATTAAATGCGTCAATCTGTTTCCAATACGATAGAATCTTCTCTTCCTCCTTAgggaaattgattttttcgGCAACACTGGCAAAGGTAATCATTCTTACACTAATCTGCAATGTTTTTAAGTGCGTATTTATTGGTTTAGTTGGAAACATAAAAGTAAATTGGACATTATGTGTAGATGTAGACCCCacagataaaatttatactatGCTCACCTATCAGTTTTTACCTATAATAGCAGTTCttataaaaaatacagTTGCACTACGGAGTGAATGTGTTAGTTCATACACTGCACTATTCCTGCAACCCATAATTCCCCATCACTCGATTTATTCTCAACAGTTAAATACTGGTACTCATTTATTCATATAGATTATTCCGCTAATTCATTGGGAGACGGATCTAGTGATGGAAATTGGCTTAATGGCACAAGAATTCCAGATTCTATTCATCCAATAAACGACTATGTGCTGGTGGAACAACCTAGCAGCTCCGGTACTACTTCAGGTGGTGTCATTTTATCCGGTAGAGTACGTTTAATTCgtttatttagaaacaGAGAATGTCTGGAAAAGTGTTGGCAGTGGGACCTGGTCTTGTGTCTGATACTGGGTAAGTGATTTTTTGTGTTGTACTATAAAAGttgttcaaaattttatgtaaataaaccaaaatgtacaaaaaaATGTCAATGCGCTATGGCTGAGCCTAGTTAACGAGAAATGTAACAAGGGGTAAGAAAAAGGCGCTAAAGTacatatgtaaataatatacttatttatcaatatctgATAAGTACGCCAGTTATTTACAACATCATCTCACCCAAAATCGCATAATATGTTAACATAATTCCATTAAAATGTTgctattatattttttggttaaattgtttcaaaattttaatcaaatattaatatagtACAATTTTACCGATGCAACTAAATGTTGGCGACATTGTGATGCATTCCCAAGCAGGCCCAGACAAAGCGTTCAAGTACAACGGGAAAGAATGTGTATTAATAAAAGCATCCgaaatt
The DNA window shown above is from Babesia microti strain RI chromosome III, complete genome and carries:
- a CDS encoding isoleucyl-tRNA synthetase (overlaps_old_locusTagID:BBM_III03005) — encoded protein: MFPTKPINTHLKTLQISVRMITFASVAEKINFPKEEEKILSYWKQIDAFNEAQRLAKGKKEYNFYDGPPFATGLPHYGHILAGTIKDVVTRYAYQTGHYVDRRFGWDCHGLPVEFEIDKANNITRRDQVLDMGISVYNEKCRSIVMKYSNEWRNVVERTGRWVDFDSDYKTMDKDFMESVWWSFKQLYDKNLVYKSFKVMPYSLACSTPLSNFEANLNYKNVVDPSVIVAFEYYDNEYFLIWTTTPWTLPSNMAIIANASFKYVKLANKKTNHIWIVAECRLDYLLTETRLTREDVEIIETLNGSQLGGLTYKPLFNFLHERSKTLLNSYKVLLDDMVTMDTGTGLVHAAPYYGEEDFRVCMDNGVIQKGVDLPWLIDANGYFLSDIPEIGSMYFKEADEIIKKKLKSMGQLITNKTISHSYPFCWRSDTPLMYRAVSCWFVKVEEFRSQLIESTMNSTWIPWYVRDKRFLNWLSEARDWCVSRNRFWGTPIPIWQSQDQEVMLCIGSISELENLGIGNPTVKDLHRHFIDDIEIPDPRGSDYPPLKRISEIFDCWYESGSMPYAKCHYPFQNIESFQKSFPADFIAEGLDQTRGWFYTLMILSTLLFKKPAFKNVIVNGLVLAEDGKKMSKRLKNYPDPVDIINKYGADTLRLYLTSSVVVKAETLKFSENGVKNVLKDVLLPWYHSYRFFVQQATNYETQYSPFVPNNSAAIDSDNLMDKWIYYLTQDLLENFHNELTQLKLYKVMPKLLNFLDNLTNWYIRLNRDRAKGCNGQADTLVTLQTMYYVLETFTKLMSPVVPFTSEMIYLNLKICNSTALQSVHFEMLPKACHKSDQQMLSAIEMMQEVVVLGRVVRERQRTPLKIPLSTLRIYKIDRSKLKLLDPLHQLIKDELNVLNIEYINDVSNIKFVTRPNFKALGERLKADMTKVCNKLKNLTHEEVNALENGLVLDIFGHKISHEDVLITCTFNFDSESDENYKGESGNGIGIALDFSITDELLNKAFVRYVSNGVQKLRKLMGLQHDDITETFLSGDKDICDKLTINKNAIETYLRRKVTILGGDVISANENCPKVMSEVVDTNYGMVNIQIKIQ
- a CDS encoding 20 kDa chaperonin (CPN20) (overlaps_old_locusTagID:BBM_III03005;~overlaps_old_locusTagID:BBM_III03010); the protein is MLTYQFLPIIAVLIKNTVALRSECVSSYTALFLQPIIPHHSIYSQQLNTDYSANSLGDGSSDGNWLNGTRIPDSIHPINDYVLVEQPSSSGTTSGGVILSGRKQRMSGKVLAVGPGLVSDTGTILPMQLNVGDIVMHSQAGPDKAFKYNGKECVLIKASEIYCKIEAEKYGYMDGGLSAEDIQPLGSRILIKVLSQPGVTESGLVLSKSDNGLSRGEVLKIGPGDYTSDGTIIPITDLNVGQQILYPQDAAQSSLFSLNRDTFALVPIKSVHAKI